DNA from Oncorhynchus masou masou isolate Uvic2021 chromosome 5, UVic_Omas_1.1, whole genome shotgun sequence:
AGGGATGAGATGATTAACCAGGGTAAAAAAGACATACAAACAAACATTGTAACACagcattgtgtgtgtctgtctgtgtgtgtgtgtgtgtgggggaggggggggggggaatttgtACATTGCTAGACATGACCACCTTGTTGACCTGATGGCAAGTAGTCTCACCAGCAGCACACATGCATAAATGTTATTGTGTAAGGGTAAGCTGGTCTAATGTTGATTATGATGTGTTTTCCTGTGTGCCAAATACGCCAGATATTGTTGTTGGGGGGTGCTCATTTTGGAAGTGGGCTGCTCATTTGATGAATACATGGAGCAGGCCCTTACAGAGAAGCTGCTTAAATATTAGCCCCTCGTGGAGCTTGGACAGGTGGAAGTGCAATCTGATGGAGCTGATATTTGGCAGTCTGAGCCACTGCAGTTTGTGGCCTCCAGATTGAGGACCTGACAAAAGCTAGGTTAAATCAACTGGCTCGGTACTGCTCAGTTTCAGCTGATGCGGGCAGTCTAGCTGTTTGGAGAAGGAGGTGCCTTCTGTACCCTTGAGTACCATGAATACAGAGacttttgaaatgtttggatGCATTCAAATCAAGTATTTAAAATGTGTATGACACAGTGGATTTAGCTGAGGGCTCTTCAGGACCAAAttgatattttatttaactaggcaagtcagttaagaacaaattcttattttcaatgatagcctaggaacagtggattaactgcctgttcaggggcagaacgacagctttgtaccttgtcagctcggggatatgaacttgcaacctttcggtaactggtccaactctctaaccactaggctaccctgccaccccagagtAGGTTTGACTTCTATACTGTGTAGGATGTGTGTTTTAACTTTTCTACATCCATAACAACCAGCTCTTTAGACTTTGATACAGACTCAATGGACCTTACGGGCCTTCACTACagatgctctgtgtgtgtgtgtgtgtgtgtgtcacatgctGTTTATTCTCACAGAGGATAGGAGCtatcattgaacctggtggtcagtctctaggctgctgtacagcttgacgGACCGCAGTACCCCATTTACAGTTTATACTTTACAGTTTATACAATGTATCAGGCGGAGTTATTCACCAGCTATAGAgtgagttgttgtttatgtttttaAGACTACAGGGTGGGAGATGCAACGATGTCCTTGAGAACAGCTGGAAGTGTGTTGGTGGTCTTTTTCTGGTCTGTGACAGGTATGGTCTCATTCATAGCTTGACATGTTTTTCAAACTACAGGCATCAGTGTGTGCCAATTAATTGGATTAATTCTAAtaccattgtgttgtgtgactgtgTTTCAGTGGTACTGGGTCAGGATGGCTGGAGAGTGACTTACACCACTCAGAGTATCTGTaccttgaaggggtcaacagtggatCTGTTCTGCTCTTACACACATCCCAGTGATTATACAGTCACAACAACCTTCTGGTTCACTAAAAATTATGCTGTTGGGCCTGTTAATCTGAAGGATGACCCAGACTACAAAGGACGTGTGACGTACCGTGAGGATGAAGAGAATGGTCACACCCTGACaatcacagacctgagagagagtgaCTCAGCTACGTACATGTTCAGATTTACAGATCAGACAGGGAAATGGAGGTATACTGGCAAACCTGGAGCCgctctgtctgtcacaggtacagttacagggtagcctagtggttagagcgttggacgagtaaccgaaaggttgcaagttcgaatccctgagctgacaaagtacaaatctgtcgttctgcccctgaacaggcagttaacccactgtttctaggccgtcattgaaaataagaatttgttcttaactgacttgcctagtaaaataaataaataaacgggTACAGTTACATTCAATATAGTTAAACtgttgaattccatttagttcaGGAAAATTGTCTTGGTTTGTATTTATGTCTGTATAACAGGATATCTTCCTTATTAGTATTAGAGTGATAAATCAGTAAAGGGATTTACAGTGATATTGTTTTTCTTCAGGTTTTCAGGTGAAGGTGACTGGtaagacactgacctgtatcaccacctgtactctgactgacaaccccacctacatctggtacaagaacggacacAAAGTAAAGGAGGACACTTCCAGCCTGGACTCAGACTCCTTTAGTGAtgcagacagttactcctgtgctgtaaaaggccatgaggatctcctctctcctgcagtgTGTAAGTGTGGACTTTTACATACAACATTTGTTTCAGGTCGTCAGACGATCATTATTGAATTTGCTGTGAATGTGACGTCCACTTCTGCTTTAGTTCTGTATGCTTTGCCACGCAGTGTTGAATGGGCTTCAAGATATATAATCAAATTCATGAAAATGCAGTCAATGGATGGATTTAATTCTGCCAGATACCTTTCATTATGTTTTTGTGCTTGTACGCCATTGCACTCCTTTTTTAAACAATGAAAAAAAACTACAAAGCTGAGGGACTAGTCACATCCTTGTTACTTTCACAGCATATGATTTTAACTGGTAAAAACTAGTGTTCCTACTTCATCAACAGTGTGGACTTCTTTGAGTTAATTCTTTCGAGATGGGATCACCTCGTTAGTTACACATGTGCTCGCCTGTCCATCTGGTTAGTGGGAAGGTATTTCACCTttgctggcccaggtgatatttaaatGATGAAGTTTAAGAAATGTGGAGAGTCAACACCTTTACTTGATTCTCCCTTACTGATTTCTTCCCTGCTTTTGTTTTTCTCCactttttggtttgcttcctgtcttCACGTTTGGTGTAGGTTTTTACTTTTTTCTTATCTTAAAATATTGTGGGTGCTCGTGTCTCTGGTtccagttgttgttgctagtcGACTTTCAATGGAcacccccatgagtgtctttcacAACCTTTCCTAGAAACTGGTCTCATTTTGGTCTTTTTTAGTGACTCTTTGGTATTTCCCCCTTCTGTTTGACTGACTTTGGGTTTTCTTGCAGGTGAACATAAGTGTATTGGTAATATAAAGGGATTATATTGTCTTGTCTTTCAGGTcagaagtgttggagtgtgacttaCACCCATCAGAAGATCTGTGCtttgaaggggtcaacagtggacatttcctgctcttacacatatcccagTTATCATGAGACAGGTATGATAACAAGCTTTCTGGTTTACTAAATGGTCTGGTATGGATCCTGTAGATCTGAGCTCAGTGCCAGGGTATGAGGGTCATATAGAGTACCTTGGGGATAAGGAGAGTGACTgtaccctgagaatcacagacctgagaTTGAGTGACTCTGCTGGGTTCAGGTTCAGATTCATAACATCTGGAGACAAGTTTTATGGCtcacctgtctccctgactgtcaCAGGTAATCTGTCACTCATCTCACATCTGTTAGTGTAATGACCTTATTAAGGGCAGTCATACAGACACAGTAGTGGTATGTGATGGAAAAATTCCGAATGTAGTAATTCACATAAGAGGACATACTGAACCAAAATGCAACATGTAATGTGCTTGagacatgagctgaaataaaagatcccagaaatgttccaaatgATTCAAAATGATGTGCACAAATTGGTTTACATCCCGGTttgtgagaatttctcctttcccaagataacccatccacttgacaggtgtgacatcaaatcaaatgttatttgtcacatacacatggttagcagatgttaatgcgagtgtagcgaaatgattgtgattccagttccgacaatgcagtaataaccaacaagtaatctaactaacaatttgaaaactaatttcttatacacagtgtaaggggataaagaatatgtacataaagatatgaatgagtgatggtgcagagcagcataggcaagatacagtagatggtatcgagtacagtatatacatatgagatgagtatgtaaacaaagtggcatagttaaagtggctagtgatacatgtattacataaggatgcagtagatgatagagtacagtatatacgtatacatatgagatgattaatgtagggtatgtaaacattatattaggtagcattgtttaaagtggctagtgatatattttacatcctttcccatcaattcccattattgaagtggctggagttgagtcagtgtgttggcagcagccactcaatgttagtggttgctgtttaacagtctgatggccttgagatagaagctgtttttcagtctctcggtcccagctttgatgcacctgtactgacctcgccttctggatgatagcagggtgaacaggcagtggctcggctgggtgttgtccttgatgatctttatggccttcctgtaacatcgggtggtgtaggtgtcctggagggcaggtagtttgcccccgttgtgcagacctcactaccctctggagagccttacggttgagggaggagcagttgccgtaccaggcggtgatacagcccgccaggatgctctcgattgtgcatctgtagaagtttgtgagtgcttttggtgacaagccgaatttcttcagcctcctgaggttgaagaggcgctgcgccttcttcacgatgctgtctgtgtgagtggaccaattcagtttgtctgtgatgtgtatgccgaggaacttaaaacttactaccctctccactactgttccatcgatgtggatagggggtgttcctctgctgtttcctgaagtccacaatcatctccttagttttgttgacgttgagtgtgaggttattgtcctgacaccacactccgagggccctcacctcctccctgtaggccgtctcgtcgttgttgttaatcaagcctaccactgttgtgtcgtccgcaaacttgatgattgagttggaggcgtgcgttgctgCGCAGTCGTGGgcaaacagggagtacaggagagggctcagaacgcacccttgtggggccccagtgttaaggatcagcggggtggagatgttgttgcctaccctcaccacctgggggcggcccgtcaggaagtccagtacccagttgcacagggcggggtcgagacccagggtctcgagcttgatgacgagcttggagggtactagggtgttaaatgccgagctgtagtcgatgaacagcattctcacataggtattcctcttgtccagatgagttggggcagtgtgcagtgtggttgagattgcgtcgtctgtggacctatttgggcggtaagcaaattggagtgggtctagggtgtcaggtagggtggaggtgatatggtccttgactagtctctcaaagcacttcatgatgacggaagtgagtgctacggggcggtagtcgttgagctcagttaccttagctttcttgggaacaggaacaatggtggccctcttgaagcatgtgggaacagcagactggtatagggattgattgaatatgtccgtaaacacaccagccagctggtctgcgcatgctctgagggcgcggctggggatgccgtctgggcctgcagccttgcgagggttaacacgtttaaatgttttactcacctgaTTAAACTGCATTATTAtgacacaggtgcaacttgtgctggggacaataaaatgccaccataaattgtgcagttttgtcacacaagacaatgccacagatgtctcaagttttgggggagtgtgcaattgacatgctgactgcaggcatGTCAACCAGAACTGTTATCAGAGAaattaatgttcatttctctaccataagccgcctccaatgtcgttttagagaatttggcagtgcgtccaactggcctcacaaccgcagaccacgtgtatggccacaatcaacagcctgatcaactctctgtgaaggagatgtgtcacgctgcatgagacaaatatgctttttgttcatatggaacatttctgggatttattatttcagctcatgaaacatgaaaccaacactttacatgttgtatttatattttttttcagtGTAGTTGAAACAGAGatccgagagagagaatgactgtCATTATTGTCTCTAAAATAGTTTATTCAGATCCGAGAGGGCAGTATGACACAGAGTTACTGTCTGTCATAGGTAATAAATACTGTGTTAAAATACTAGACCAAGATTCGATACAAATGTGCATTATCAATCTACAGACTAACGTAATTTGAATTCAACATATCTTGTGTTGTGTTCATTCAGTATAAGGGTCAGGATGATGGTCTGTACAGACTGTAATAGGACTGGTTTGCATCATTTCTTCAGAAGAGAACTCAGTAAATTCAAACAGTATTTGGTGTGTTGTATTTCTCTCCAGATCTTCAGGTAAAGATGACAACTTCACTGTTTTCAAGATGGGTGACCCTGAACTGTGGCACGtgtactctgactgacaaccccacctacatctggtacaagaacggaaACAAAGTAAAGGAAGACACCTCCAGACAGTACTCAGACTACATTAGTGATGCAGACAGTTAttcctgtgctgtaaaaggccatgaggatctccactctcctgcagtgtgtgagtgtagaTTCCACTACAGTATTCCTCCTCATTAGgctacattcattcatgttgggGAATTACACATCTGAAACACTCATCACACAGAAAGATCTGAGAAAAGAATACAGAAAACACTATATTGTCATGTTATTGTTTAAGGTGTCCGTGGTcagaagtgttggagtgtgacttaCCCCCATCAGGGAGTCTGTGCCTTGAAGGGGTCATCAGTGGATATATCCTCCACGTATGACAGTGGTTATGATACGATCACATCAACACTCTGGTTTAGTCCTAAACAGAGTGACAGGTGGAGGGATGAGTTGATCCCTGAGGACCTAACCACAGACCCAGGGTATGCAGGTCGTGTGGAGTAtgttggagagaaggagagaggtcgctccaccctgagaatcacagatcTGAGAGAGGAGGACTCAGCTGAGTACAAGTTCATAttcaacacacagacatcaaGATGGGGATACAGTTTCCCTGGAACAACTCTGACTGTCACAGGTAACACTGAACTCACAACCTACAGGTGAATGTGACTCCTGCCTGGTGATGCAACATGTtggtaactttccccaaattccagaaatcctggttggaggattaaTTCCTTCTGATTCTGGGAATATTCTGGAAAACATGGGGATTTGGGGAGAGTTACCAGAAGTGTTTAACCCTGTTCCTGCCACAGTGACCATGCAGCTGTGGGTGTTGTCTTTTTTTAACATTGATACAATAGGAACCTTCTGTGTAGGAAAGTCTTTGTTTATTGTAATCAGGTGATTCAGGGTTTTAATGATGTTTTTTACTCCAGGTCTTCAGGTGCGGATTAAGGATCCAACCAACATCATAGAGGGAAAGGGGCTTTGTCTGTTCTGTGAGTCCATATGCTTTCTGCAGGACAACCCCTCttacatctggtacaagaacggacaacGTCTGTTCAGACACGAGACTAAGTACCTGATCCTAGACCCAGTCAGCAGTGAGGATGCAGGCAGATACTCCTGTGCTGTTAATGGCCAGGAGGATCTCCCCTCTGCTGAAGAGACTCTCACTGTCAGATGTGAGTATGTGGGATATAATTCTAGAACTACATGCTgattatacaaaacattaagaacacctgctttttccatgacatagaccagATTTACACAACTGGTGGTCTGCAGGCCAAACTTGGCTtgcgggtggttttatttggcccccacaaGCAAGGTAAGAGTACACATTCTTGCATTATACTATGTGTATTCTTACCTTTTATGTCCTAATCTTTACCAGATGGCCAAAGCAACACCTCAGTGTCAGTGAGTCCCTCTGGTGAAatagtggagggcagttcagtgactctgacctgcagcagtgatgcAAACCCACCTGTGGACAAATACACTTGGTACAAGATAACATACAAGAAAATGTCAATGAGACATTCTGGACAGAGCTACACCATCCATAATATCAGctctgaggacagaggagaatattACTGTGAGGCTGAGAATGAAGTTGGAGCCAAAATATCAAAGCTTGTTCCTGTAAATGTGTTGTGTAAGTATTGCATATAATCTCCAATTTCAACTCTATTTTACTTGAATTATGATTTTACAGATATATATTCTGATCTCAAAAGGAAAGTATTGTGACACATTTTTCCATCAGATAAACCAAGGAACacctcagtgtcagtcagtccctctggtgaaatagtggagggcagttcagtgactctgacctgcagcagtgatgccaaccCACCTGTGGACAAATACACCTGGTACAAGAAGAACGTATCCTCACCAAAAGCATCAGGACAGAGTTACAGCATCACTAACATCATctctgaggacagaggagaatattACTGTGAGGCTGAGAATAAATATGGACGTCTCAACTCCACTTCTGTGCATGTAGATGTTCATTGTAAGTTCACCTGTCCTTCTCTTTTGATCTGAGATTCACACATTTTAAATTTGATTTCACTCATACAATCATAAGTCCAAGTGTCATGATGTTCCTCATGTACAACACTGTTTTAAGACACTGTATTGGTTCATACTGTCCACCAGATGGCCCAAGGAACacctcagtgtcagtcagtccctctggtgaaatagtggagggcagttcagtgactctgacctgcagcagtgaCGCCAACCCACCTGTGGAAAACTACACCTGGTACAAGAAGAACGTGATCTCACCAAAAGCATCAGGACAGAGATACACCATCCATAATATCAGctctgaggacagagagggatACTACTGTGAGGCTCTGAACATTATAGGGAGAGAGACTGTCCCTGTCCATATTAATGTTACATGTAAGTATGACACATTCTGTCTATTTTTGTGCTCTGTCATTTTACAGATTACATTCTCACATCATGCATTTATAAACTCATGACCCTGCAACAGTGTTTCCCTGGGTTcctgtggtgggggtgggggctgTCCTGACTGCTGGAGCTCTTCTTGTCACCATCTACTGCTATATGAAGAGGTGAGTCTCTCATTGAGATGTACTGTATTAGTAACATATCAACTTCCACTAGAGGTCAGTAGAGAGCAGAACTCACTATGTCCCTCATTACAGGAGATCCACAGGAGGAAGTGATGCCACAGCAGACACACAGGTAATAATGTCAACAACCAAAGTTATTTTAATCCTAATAACATAGACAGTAAGAAAATGAATTTACCTAAAAATGTAGAGGGAGTGGTTCGTAAAGTGCTAATTCAGAGTGTCTTCTTTCAGATTAAGGGACTCCCCCGTGACACAGACCCTCAGATAGATGTTGAGCCCTCCGATTATGAGAACTGGAgcgaaccaccacagaacctggaaaGTGACACAGACCCTCAGATAGATGCTGAGCCCTCCAATTATGAGAACTGGAgcgaaccaccacagaacctggacagTGACACAGACCCTCAGATAGATGCTGAGCCCTCCGATTATGAGAACTGGAGCGAACCACCAAAGATCCTGGAAAGTGACACAGACCCTCAGATAGATGCTGAGCCCTCCGATTATGAGAACTGGAGCGAACCACCAAAGATCCTGGAAAGTGACACAGACCCTCAGATAGATGCTGAGCCCTCCGATTATGAGAACTggagagaaccaccacagaacctggactgaagagaaccaccacagaacatggactgaagagaaccaccacagaacctggattgaagagaaccaccacagtaCCTGGACTGAAGagtaccaccacagaacctggactgaagagaaccaccgcagaaccagactgaagagaaccaccacagaacctgactgaagagaaccaccacagaacctggactgaagagaaccgcaacagaacctggactgaagagaaccaccacagaacatgactgaagagaaccaccgtAGAAACTgaactgaagagaaccaccacagaacctggactgaagagcaACAGCATCAAACCAAAGCTAGGCCTCACAATGCTATTCTCTTACTATCATTACGCTTTCTTATCTATTAGGTTTTCCAGACAATGACCTTTAACTTTTGAGTGAATGCTGGAATTTAGATTGTTATCCTAATGataaatacagtatgtatatagatGATAAATACAGTTTGTATATAGATGATAAATGGGGGATAGATTATGCTTCTGCTATTTTTCTATAAGATTTTGCCATTTCCAGATTTGATTACATTTCATGTAGAAATATGTTGAA
Protein-coding regions in this window:
- the LOC135525787 gene encoding B-cell receptor CD22-like; amino-acid sequence: MDPVDLSSVPGYEGHIEYLGDKESDCTLRITDLRLSDSAGFRFRFITSGDKFYGSPVSLTVTDLQVKMTTSLFSRWVTLNCGTCTLTDNPTYIWYKNGNKVKEDTSRQYSDYISDADSYSCAVKGHEDLHSPAVCVRGQKCWSVTYPHQGVCALKGSSVDISSTYDSGYDTITSTLWFSPKQSDRWRDELIPEDLTTDPGYAGRVEYVGEKERGRSTLRITDLREEDSAEYKFIFNTQTSRWGYSFPGTTLTVTGLQVRIKDPTNIIEGKGLCLFCESICFLQDNPSYIWYKNGQRLFRHETKYLILDPVSSEDAGRYSCAVNGQEDLPSAEETLTVRYGQSNTSVSVSPSGEIVEGSSVTLTCSSDANPPVDKYTWYKITYKKMSMRHSGQSYTIHNISSEDRGEYYCEAENEVGAKISKLVPVNVLYKPRNTSVSVSPSGEIVEGSSVTLTCSSDANPPVDKYTWYKKNVSSPKASGQSYSITNIISEDRGEYYCEAENKYGRLNSTSVHVDVHYGPRNTSVSVSPSGEIVEGSSVTLTCSSDANPPVENYTWYKKNVISPKASGQRYTIHNISSEDREGYYCEALNIIGRETVPVHINVTYYILTSCIYKLMTLQQCFPGFLWWGWGLS
- the LOC135525781 gene encoding uncharacterized protein LOC135525781; translation: MSLRTAGSVLVVFFWSVTVVLGQDGWRVTYTTQSICTLKGSTVDLFCSYTHPSDYTVTTTFWFTKNYAVGPVNLKDDPDYKGRVTYREDEENGHTLTITDLRESDSATYMFRFTDQTGKWRYTGKPGAALSVTGFQVKVTGKTLTCITTCTLTDNPTYIWYKNGHKVKEDTSSLDSDSFSDADSYSCAVKGHEDLLSPAVFVVASRLSMDTPMSVFHNLS